In the genome of Poecilia reticulata strain Guanapo linkage group LG16, Guppy_female_1.0+MT, whole genome shotgun sequence, one region contains:
- the emg1 gene encoding ribosomal RNA small subunit methyltransferase NEP1, translated as MASGKKRGLEHLDEYEPKAAKTGKINLHDRMAERRLVVILEGASLETVKVGKTFELLNCDQHKNMIVKSGRDPGHIRPDITHQCLLMLMDSPLNRAGLLQVYIHTEKNALVEINPQTRIPRTFTRFCGLMVQLLHKLSVRAADGPQKLLKLIKNPVSDHLPPGCPRIGMSFSAGEAVNARTVVPEGPAAVVIGAFAHGSVNVDYTEQTVSISNYPLSAALTCAKICSAFEEVWGVL; from the exons ATGGCCTCTGGAAAGAAGCGTGGTCTGGAACATTTGGATGAATATGAaccaaaagcagcaaaaacaggCAAAATCAACCTCCATGATCGAATGGCTGAAAGAAGGCTCGTTGTTATTCTGGAGGGAGCATCGTTAGAAACTGTGAAG GTtggtaaaacatttgagttgtTAAACTGCGATCAGCACAAAAACATGATCGTCAAAAGTGGAAGAGATCCGGGACACATAAGACCAGACATCACACATCAG TGTCTGCTTATGCTGATGGACAGTCCGCTGAACAGGGCGGGCCTGTTGCAGGTTTACATCCACACTGAGAAAAACGCCCTAGTAGAGATCAACCCGCAGACCCGCATCCCCAGAACTTTCACGCGCTTCTGTGGTTTAATGg TTCAGCTGCTGCACAAACTGAGCGTCAGAGCCGCTGACGGCCCCCAGAAGCTGCTGAAGTTGATTAAAAACCCGGTGTCTGACCACCTGCCCCCCGGCTGCCCCCGCATCGGCATGTCCTTCTCCGCCGGGGAGGCCGTTAACGCTCGGACCGTGGTGCCAGAGGGCCCTGCAGCTGTGGTGATCGGAGCGTTCGCACATGGTTCG GTGAATGTGGACTACACCGAGCAGACGGTCTCTATAAGTAACTACCCcctctctgcagctctgacctGTGCCAAAATATGCTCCGCCTTTGAGGAGGTGTGGGGCGTCCTGTGA